The Candidatus Saccharimonadales bacterium genome contains the following window.
GTTATGCGGCTTTTGGCGCTTTTGACGTTTTCGGGGCTGCCGCCAGAGGTAATTAAGTTTATGCCGGCAACCACAATGATAATAATCGAGGCAAAACCAATAATCAGACTTAGGACTTTGGCGGTTTTAGCGATCGCGTCTATGGCTGGATTTTTATCTTTGCCCTGTTGCTCGTTAGCCTGCTGACAAATGGCCGAGTTCTGGACGTTTGTGTTGGTGTTATTATTGCAGGCCCGATTTAGCGGATTGTAGCTGCCGATGGCTGCTGCTCCCGAGGCTAAGCTTATACTCGCAAATACCCCAGCAAACATAAGAGCGAGACACTGAAGTAATCTTTTCATGTTTGCACCTTCAGTATAAATTCAACGATGGTCGAGGCCAGACCAATCACCAAAAGCCCAATAAAGGTATAGATAATCATACGCTTAGATTGCCCAACCATTTCGGAGTTGTCGCCGGCCAGCGTATAGCGCAGAGCGGCAATTAAAAGAATTAAGAAGGCTATAGCGCCAATTAACACATAAAAAACGTTTAGAGCGTGCTGGATGGTCGTGCCGTTGGCCGATGTATCGGTGTGCGGCAAAGCGATATCGTTTTTATTTAATATTTGTTCGGCGATATATTTCAACATATTTTTAACTCAGGGAATTTCCTACAAAAGTTACCATGGCAGTGGCCGCCATCACAATGGCTAGGCCAACTATCGCATGAACAATACTGCGTCGGGAACTGGTGATTTTCTGCGGATTACCAATCGCCAGTAAGTAATTTACGCCGGCAACCATAATCATAACTACCGCAATAATACCGGCAATGTGCAGCATAATATCGAGTATGCCCAGTGCCGCAGCAAAAATATCAGATTTGATGTTGAAATTAATAATGCATTCGTTTGCGGTACTCGAGCTAGTGTCTAAGAATTGCCACCAGTGTGGGATGCCAAAGAACCCGCCCTTGCTGCAAGCATCAGCTAGGTAGGGAGCAATCATGCGAATAGCCCTCCGGGGATTAGCCACTGCAAGAAGCCGAATATCAGCATATAGAGAACTAGCGCGATCAGTGCATTAGCAATGCGTTTTTGGGCCGCTCCAATTTCGTTAGAGTTATCGCGTGCTAAGGAATACTGAATACCGCCCAAAATTACCATTCCAACGACTATAACCCCTACCAGGCCGCTGGCTATATTCACTACTGTACGAACATCGGCAATGAACTTATTGTGGCTCAAGCACTCTTGCTCGGTTTTGTTCACGCAGCCGTTACCAAAAGTGCTGCCAGCATCTGATCCAGCGGCTAACGATACGTGGGGGATAAAGAAACCAAGGCTAAGTATAAGCGTTGGCAAAAGCAGTAACAGTTTTAGTTTTTGTATCATGTCGCTACCTTTTTTAAGCATAACAGTTTGGCGATATTTGGCAAGAAAAGCTTAAGTGCTTTTAATCTGTTGCAAGCATAAAAACTATGGTACTATTTGAAACAGATATATATAAGAATAAAAATGAGACTGACTAAAAGACTTGGGTTGGGCACAGTTTTAACCGTCTTGACGGTAGCCGTGCTGATGGGTCTAGTCGGATCGCGCCCAGTTAAAGCCGTTGCCGGATCTTGGTTTAGTACCGCCAACGTCCAGGCGGTATCTGGCGGTTCGGCCTTTTACTTTACGGACACGGGCGGCAAAACCGTGAATGTGAGCATAAAAGACCAAAACAATAAGTCGGTTACGGTTGGTTTTACCATAAACGGCAATGTAGCGCCGCAGAAAAACAACACATACATCTACACCAACTCAGCTGACTTTTGCCAGCCAGCAGACGGCAGCTATCCACCGGGCACTTACCAAAAAAACAGCACCATTGCCGTGCAGATCACCGGCAACAATCCTACAACCGGCAAGATTGTCCAAACCTATATAAACGGATTTACGCAAGAAAATGTTGGTGTTTGGCCCGGTCAAAACCAAACCAACTGCGGTATAGTCGTGGGCACCGGCAACAACCAGCAACACTATCCAGTAGCAATAAAACAAGATAGCGTGAGCGTTAAAAACTCTTCGCAGGCATCCGGGCCCGGCTCTAATTTCACCAAAAGCGCTGTTAGTAATTCCGTATTCAAATTTGTGGGCAACGCTGGCGTTATAAAAATGGCCCTGCCGGGGTCTTCTGGCACCGACGCTACTTTTGTAGATAAGCAACCCTACGACAAAGATTTTAACTACGTTTCGACTTCCAAGGTTTTTTGCGATGGCAACGGCGGATTAAGAACGGGTCAGCTGAACCTAACGCCGACTTCAACTTTTGACAGTATTGCCATTAAAGCGCAGACGGCGTTTAGCTACTTTAACGGTTCTAAATGTGTTTCGGACCCAATCACCATTAGTGTTAATAATCCCCAGGACAAGCTCACCGGTGGCATCACCTCCACGCTGGCCGAAGAATTTGCCCAGTGGGACACCGACAGCAAAGGCAATGCTGTTATCGATATCTTAAAGTGCAACACCAGTGATGCGACCTGTTCCACAGATTTTCAAATGTCTGTACTGCAGAATGCCGGCAACAAAACATATGTTCAGAACAACTCCAGCCAGTGCGGTGGCTACAACGTAAAGCTCGATTCAGTCAATGGATACACGGGTAATTTTTATCAGAACGGATCTAGCAACTGTAGCCAGTCCAACAATAGGATCGTTGGCATAACTGGCACCTACAATCAGGCTGCAGCCCCAGCTACACCCGCAGACGGCGGCGGCACAGTATCCAATCAAAGTTGCGACACCAGCACCTGGAGTTTTGGCTGGCTATTTTGCCCAATCTTATCTGGCATAGATGATGTGATCAGCAATCCCCACTATGGTTTAGACGCCGTAATTCAGGGTCAGCTCAACTTTAACACTAATGAGAATCTTGCCAATTCTGGCGTTGAGCCAGTTTGGACGGCCATTCGCGACATATCGAGCATATTTTTGATAATTATCATGCTGGTGATGGTTATTGCCCAGGCGCTGGGTGGACTTGGGGGCCTGGACGCTTACACCGTTCGAAAAGTTTTGCCAAAAATAATTATCGCGGTTATTGCCGCTCAGATTTCCTGGAATTTGCTGATTTGGGTAATTAATGTGGCCAACGACGCCGGCCAGGGAATAGCAGACCTTATGTTCTTCCCGTTCCCGGGCGGGGCGTCCGCTATGCAATTGCAGAATCTAATAGCTAATCTGGGCGCCGGGGCGCCGGCCGGCATAACCAGCGCGGCGCTATTTTCTGGTGCTTTAGTGGTTATTTTAAATCCGTTTGGGATTGCGATTTTTGCACTGGCCGCAATCATGGCCGTTATAACCGCCGTGGCCAGCTTAATGATTAGAACAGCGCTCATTATTGGCTGTGTAATATTCTTCCCGCTGTTTATGATGGCTTGGATATTACCGGGCACTAAAAAATACTGGGACATGTGGAAGAGCAATTTTTCTAGGTTGTTGATAATGTTCCCCCTAATCATGGCCATGATTGCCGTAGGCCGGATCTTTGCTTGGATTGGGGGCCACAATGGTTCCACCGGCCTGTTTGACGTTATTGCCGTACTGGTGGGCTATTTTGGCCCGTATTTCTTTATTCCAAAAGCCTTTAAGTGGGGCGGCACACTGCTCACCCAAGCTAACGGCGCCATCAGCGGTGTGACTAGCAAAATTGGCGAGGGCCCAAAGAAGATTCTGCAAGAACGCCAAAAAGAGCTGGCTCACCAGAAGCAAATCAGCGCCGCCATGAGACTCAATGAGTTAGAGCGTGGCAATGCAGGATTCCGAAAGAAATTTGGCAGCGCTATTAGAGGAGACAAGTTGCGCTCCGGTGAGTGGGACCCGACTTACATAGGTATGCCTCCTGGTATTGGCCGAAAGGAAATGATGCGTCAACGACGTGAAAAGATGGCTAAATTCCGTGCCGCCGTACCAAGAGCCGAGGAAGAGGAAATTAAAGACGCATTTGATAAGTTAACTCTTCAACAGGCAACAATGACCGAGGACCAGCGCAGGGATAACTACAGGCGCATTATCAATGATGGAAACTCATCCTCAGCAGAAATTCAAGCTGCCCTAAAACAAGCGCTGTCAGATCGCGACTACGCCACTGTCGAAGACTGGGTTAACGCCAATACGAACAGCGAACATGGCCGCGAACAAATCAACACTTTCCGCAAACTCAATGCCGGCGAACTATCTGTAAGAGTTCCTCACTTGCTTAAGGGTGATCTAGATATAGATCCTAGTAGTCCGAACTATGGCCAACACCAAGGTATCATGCGAGCCGCCGGCAGCAACCAGCAAGAGGTTGCCCAGTTCCACGGCCGAACTGTTGAGGCTATAATTTCTCACCTATCGCAGAGGGCTCAAGCCGGCGATGCGGCAGCTGGTACTGCTTTGCAGGGATTTTTGCGGACATACGCCGCGGCCACCGCCAATCCCGATGTTAGCGGGAACATTAATCAAGACGCTGCGAATGTTGTTCGTCGTTTCGTAGACGAGCATCAAGCTGTAGCATACGACCCAGCCGGCAATCCAATCACT
Protein-coding sequences here:
- a CDS encoding pilin produces the protein MLKYIAEQILNKNDIALPHTDTSANGTTIQHALNVFYVLIGAIAFLILLIAALRYTLAGDNSEMVGQSKRMIIYTFIGLLVIGLASTIVEFILKVQT